Proteins co-encoded in one Ooceraea biroi isolate clonal line C1 chromosome 9, Obir_v5.4, whole genome shotgun sequence genomic window:
- the LOC105279536 gene encoding uncharacterized protein LOC105279536 isoform X1 yields MKDIKQYFTNGAKTVNEEVATDSGNAADLQQGELEETVTTRKRKRVKIRISRTRDSKERMCDIIESKNDLIDKTPSPFNAKKVNNESTPQDRTPKSRLAGFSTEQRLQKDSKLAAEMNGSQSEKIKNILQNQKLNTPIILDLDDDPSNDAKNIDDKDTSNAELCNEAGSQREESNAFQLLMNRSKPIQYKSPLPQPVEEVELKEKITELKSKRKEKLIALADKKGYSKKKLAELEEGERIEKNIEDRMRVFKGDNKDNVTHRKDENIELPLKNNKQHSGNLLDYFSKSPLKSADKNVKCMSTFTVKADVHRTDNSDIEPVLKPVPNKIYSNKTCSKSKLDLSTADDIHIITSENLFSPQTAKGGKQKREKPRWSLRIKLQSSENNDCANDTTDDELFSPRSRSKLNTSSKSRNLVNTEGNEIYVKNSNGYSKKLRNNEKKESTDKERNVSNTVKDAVISSGDKDVDMCPRKSNTRGRTKQKLNVTSESIVIDDECESINDSVLKRKPNETLAPLFVKRRRTDPAAAAARRLFLQSDMTDVENKSADRKLNNNTFMLPFPAISHVTQLKDKSDSPTAAIKHKFPMKVEKEYSPSINVSNYKCITNYSEVPKATEAISEPVKENVDRVLSEIEKICPDVQRMWNTISAIKGKLKKSQIRGRKSLERKKMLTESIRSDENQSHDCAWTCKYKPTSAQDIVGNEEAAEKLKNWLTSWRTSLVKGDDGSSGDEFYSSDYSSSYNENNQIAVLLGPHGSGKSASVYAIAEELGYSVLEVNASSRRTGKKLLKELEEATKSHRIRKNKHKPLFEQAANKSEEPKILQNSLILLEDIDLIFEEDEGFISAAYQLASNTKRPIVMTSRDTCPHLSKMAPQQNKIYFQRVNGNRVSALLELISLAETGYRIPHNYLMQLLQAGDLRQALLQLQYLVMSGPPVLSEQSTTMKSSFWQDVQRYVYKPAVKLSRKQKTKKDVNTKTSNNIVHIMNSLADDLDGVSLVSSLIDVEDAVLNMSKENVQPNLSLAENVSFYSASHGLSVDIASFVSDRILYKNLRVNEYVQNQNIVLRKQLNQEVDLALSHVTSTCLDQRIMALDYLPTARAICRAEESRSTANYKRGNRFFHYLHGLKVPTAFMKPNILAAACKMLQERVDKTALAGVTNVSD; encoded by the exons ATGAAGgacataaaacaatattttaccAACGGTGCAAAGACGGTCAACGAGGAAGTCGCTACTGATTCCGGCAATGCAGCAGACCTGCAGCAAGGCGAGCTGGAAGAAACTGTGACGACGCGCAAACGTAAACGCGTGAAAATCCGGATATCACGCACCAGAGACTCCAAAGAAAGGATGTGCGACATAATCGAGAGCAAAAATGACCTGATTGACAAAACACCCAGTCCGTTCAATGCCAAGAAGGTAAACAATGAGAGTACTCCGCAAGATAGGACGCCCAAGTCTCGTCTTGCTGGTTTCAGCACTGAACAACGTTTGCAGAAG GATTCTAAGCTTGCTGCAGAAATGAACGGAAGTCAGTCGGAAAAGATAAAGAATATTCTGCAAAATCAAAAGTTAAACACACCGATTATTCTGGATTTGGACGATGATCCTAGCAATGATGCAAAGAACATCGACGATAAGGATACGTCAAATGCAGAACTCTGTAATGAAGCTGGTTCCCAACGGGAAGAATCAAATGCCTTTCAATTGCTTATGAATCGTAGTAAACCAATACAGTATAAGTCACCGTTGCCACAGCCTGTGGAAGAAGTAGAGCTTAAGGAAAAAATTACTGAGTTGAAATCTAAAcgcaaagaaaaattaatagccTTAGCTGACAAGAAAGGTTATTCAAAAAAGAAACTTGCAGAGTTGGAAGAGGGTGAGAGAATAGAAAAGAATATAGAAGACCGCATGAGAGTTTTCAAAGGTGATAACAAGGATAATGTTACACACAGAAAAGACGAGAATATTGAATTaccattgaaaaataacaaacaGCATTCTGGAAACTTGCTGGATTACTTCAG TAAATCACCCTTGAAATCGGCAGATAAGAACGTAAAATGCATGTCTACTTTTACTGTAAAAGCGGATGTGCATCGAACTGATAATTCCGATATCGAACCTGTACTCAAGCCAGTACCGAACAAAATATACTCTAATAAAACATGTTCGAAGTCGAAATTGGATCTTTCCACAGCTGACGACATTCACATTATAACgtctgaaaatttattttccccGCAAACCGCTAAAGGAGGCAAGCAAAAGCGAGAGAAACCTCGTTGGTCTTTGCGTATAAAACTGCAATCTTCGGAAAATAACGATTGTGCAAATG ataCTACTGATGACGAGTTATTTTCACCGAGGAGCAGATCAAAATTAAACACCTCGAGTAAATCGCGAAACTTAGTAAATACAGAAGGAAACGAAATTTACGTGAAGAATTCTAATGGATATAGTAAAAAGCTgcgaaataacgagaaaaaagaGTCGAccgataaagaaagaaatgtttcgaaCACTGTCAAGGATGCCGTCATTAGCAGTGGTGATAAAGATGTTGACATGTGCCCGAGAAAATCAAATACAAGAGGCAGAACGAAGCAAAAGCTTAACGTTACAAGTGAATCTATAGTAATTGACGATGAGTGCGAAAGTATAAATGATAGCGTGTTAAAGAGGAAGCCGAATGAAACGCTGGCACCCTTGTTTGTTAAGCGACGTAGGACGGATCCTGCTGCCGCGGCAGCGAGACGTTTGTTTCTGCAGTCTGATATGACCGATGTGGAAAACAAAAGTGCAGATCGCAAGCTGAATAATAACACATTTATGCTACCGTTTCCTGCTATTAGCCACGTGACACAGCTAAAAGATAAATCAGACTCGCCCACAGCGGCGATTAAACATAAATTCCCGATGAAAGTTGAGAAAGAATATTCGCCTTCGATAAATGTtagtaattataaatgcatCACTAATTACAGTGAAGTGCCAAAAGCGACCGAAGCGATAAGCGAACCTGTGAAGGAAAACGTCGATCGGGTATTGTCCGAGATCGAGAAGATTTGCCCGGACGTTCAGAGAATGTGGAATACCATATCGGCGATCAAAGGCAAATTGAAGAAATCGCAGATAAGAGGCAGAAAGTCGCTTGAACGAAAGAAGATGTTAACTGAGAGCATTAGGAGCGACGAGAATCAATCGCACGATTGCGCGTGGACTTGTAAATATAAACCGACTAGCGCGCAGGATATAGTCGGGAACGAAGAAGCCGCGGAAAAGCTGAAGAACTGGCTGACAAGTTGGAGAACGTCCTTAGTGAAAGGGGATGACGGCAGCAGTGGTGATGAGTTCTATTCGTCGGACTACAGCTCATCGTACAACGAGAATAATCAGATAGCTGTGTTACTGGGACCGCACGGCAGCGGGAAGAGCGCGAGCGTGTACGCGATAGCGGAGGAACTCGGTTACAG TGTACTCGAAGTGAACGCTTCTTCCAGGCGCACCGGAAAGAAACTTTTGAAGGAATTAGAAGAAGCTACGAAGTCGCACAGAATTAGAAAGAACAAACATAAACCTCTGTTTGAGCAGGCCGCAAACAAGAGCGAGGAGccaaaaatattgcaaaactcGTTAATTTTGCTCGAGGACATCGATCTCATTTTTGAGGAGGATGAGGGCTTTATTTCTGCCGCGTATCAATTAGCATCGAACACTAAACGACCAATTGTCATGACATCTAGAGATACGTGCCCGCACTTGAGTAAAATGGCACCGCAACAGAACAAGATCTACTTTCAAAGAGTGAATGGTAACAGAGTGTCTGCCTTACtggaattaatttcattagcGGAAACGGGTTATAGGATTCCGCATAATTACCTAATG caGTTGCTACAAGCGGGCGATTTACGACAGGCGCTGCTTCAGTTGCAATACCTGGTAATGTCTGGTCCACCAGTGTTATCCGAGCAATCCACGACCATGAAGTCGTCATTCTGGCAGGACGTGCAACGCTACGTATACAAGCCTGCAGTTAAATTAAGCAGGAAGcaaaagacaaagaaagacGTGAATACCAAAACATCCAATAATATCGTGCACATAATGAATAGTTTAGCAGATGATTTGGATGGTGTATCTCTAGTCTCGTCATTAATCGATGTCGAAGATGCGGTATTGAATATGTCGAAAGAGAACGTGCAACCGAATCTATCCTTAGCTGAAAATGTATCGTTCTATTCGGCCTCGCACGGTCTGAGCGTAGACATAGCGAGTTTTGTGAGCGATCGAATATTGTACAAAAACTTACGCGTGAACGAGTATGTACAAAATCAAAATATCGTTCTGCGAAAGCAACTGAACCAAGAAGTGGATCTCGCGCTGTCGCATGTCACATCGACCTGTTTGGATCAACGAATCATGGCGTTAGATTATCTACCGACCGCGCGGGCAATATGTCGCGCGGAGGAGTCTCGCTCCACCGCCAATTACAAACGAGGTAACCGATTTTTCCATTATCTGCACGGCCTGAAAGTGCCAACCGCGTTCATGAAGCCGAATATCTTGGCCGCTGCGTGTAAAATGTTGCAAGAAAGAGTAGATAAAACTGCACTCGCAGGCGTAACCAACGTTAGCGATTAG
- the LOC105279536 gene encoding uncharacterized protein LOC105279536 isoform X2, translated as MKDIKQYFTNGAKTVNEEVATDSGNAADLQQGELEETVTTRKRKRVKIRISRTRDSKERMCDIIESKNDLIDKTPSPFNAKKVNNESTPQDRTPKSRLAGFSTEQRLQKDSKLAAEMNGSQSEKIKNILQNQKLNTPIILDLDDDPSNDAKNIDDKDTSNAELCNEAGSQREESNAFQLLMNRSKPIQYKSPLPQPVEEVELKEKITELKSKRKEKLIALADKKGYSKKKLAELEEGERIEKNIEDRMRVFKGDNKDNVTHRKDENIELPLKNNKQHSGNLLDYFSKSPLKSADKNVKCMSTFTVKADVHRTDNSDIEPVLKPVPNKIYSNKTCSKSKLDLSTADDIHIITSENLFSPQTAKGGKQKREKPRWSLRIKLQSSENNDCANDTTDDELFSPRSRSKLNTSSKSRNLVNTEGNEIYVKNSNGYSKKLRNNEKKESTDKERNVSNTVKDAVISSGDKDVDMCPRKSNTRGRTKQKLNVTSESIVIDDECESINDSVLKRKPNETLAPLFVKRRRTDPAAAAARRLFLQSDMTDVENKSADRKLNNNTFMLPFPAISHVTQLKDKSDSPTAAIKHKFPMKVEKEYSPSINVSNYKCITNYSEVPKATEAISEPVKENVDRVLSEIEKICPDVQRMWNTISAIKGKLKKSQIRGRKSLERKKMLTESIRSDENQSHDCAWTCKYKPTSAQDIVGNEEAAEKLKNWLTSWRTSLVKGDDGSSGDEFYSSDYSSSYNENNQIAVLLGPHGSGKSASVYAIAEELGYSVLEVNASSRRTGKKLLKELEEATKSHRIRKNKHKPLFEQAANKSEEPKILQNSLILLEDIDLIFEEDEGFISAAYQLASNTKRPIVMTSRDTCPHLSKMAPQQNKIYFQRVNGNRVSALLELISLAETGYRIPHNYLMLLQAGDLRQALLQLQYLVMSGPPVLSEQSTTMKSSFWQDVQRYVYKPAVKLSRKQKTKKDVNTKTSNNIVHIMNSLADDLDGVSLVSSLIDVEDAVLNMSKENVQPNLSLAENVSFYSASHGLSVDIASFVSDRILYKNLRVNEYVQNQNIVLRKQLNQEVDLALSHVTSTCLDQRIMALDYLPTARAICRAEESRSTANYKRGNRFFHYLHGLKVPTAFMKPNILAAACKMLQERVDKTALAGVTNVSD; from the exons ATGAAGgacataaaacaatattttaccAACGGTGCAAAGACGGTCAACGAGGAAGTCGCTACTGATTCCGGCAATGCAGCAGACCTGCAGCAAGGCGAGCTGGAAGAAACTGTGACGACGCGCAAACGTAAACGCGTGAAAATCCGGATATCACGCACCAGAGACTCCAAAGAAAGGATGTGCGACATAATCGAGAGCAAAAATGACCTGATTGACAAAACACCCAGTCCGTTCAATGCCAAGAAGGTAAACAATGAGAGTACTCCGCAAGATAGGACGCCCAAGTCTCGTCTTGCTGGTTTCAGCACTGAACAACGTTTGCAGAAG GATTCTAAGCTTGCTGCAGAAATGAACGGAAGTCAGTCGGAAAAGATAAAGAATATTCTGCAAAATCAAAAGTTAAACACACCGATTATTCTGGATTTGGACGATGATCCTAGCAATGATGCAAAGAACATCGACGATAAGGATACGTCAAATGCAGAACTCTGTAATGAAGCTGGTTCCCAACGGGAAGAATCAAATGCCTTTCAATTGCTTATGAATCGTAGTAAACCAATACAGTATAAGTCACCGTTGCCACAGCCTGTGGAAGAAGTAGAGCTTAAGGAAAAAATTACTGAGTTGAAATCTAAAcgcaaagaaaaattaatagccTTAGCTGACAAGAAAGGTTATTCAAAAAAGAAACTTGCAGAGTTGGAAGAGGGTGAGAGAATAGAAAAGAATATAGAAGACCGCATGAGAGTTTTCAAAGGTGATAACAAGGATAATGTTACACACAGAAAAGACGAGAATATTGAATTaccattgaaaaataacaaacaGCATTCTGGAAACTTGCTGGATTACTTCAG TAAATCACCCTTGAAATCGGCAGATAAGAACGTAAAATGCATGTCTACTTTTACTGTAAAAGCGGATGTGCATCGAACTGATAATTCCGATATCGAACCTGTACTCAAGCCAGTACCGAACAAAATATACTCTAATAAAACATGTTCGAAGTCGAAATTGGATCTTTCCACAGCTGACGACATTCACATTATAACgtctgaaaatttattttccccGCAAACCGCTAAAGGAGGCAAGCAAAAGCGAGAGAAACCTCGTTGGTCTTTGCGTATAAAACTGCAATCTTCGGAAAATAACGATTGTGCAAATG ataCTACTGATGACGAGTTATTTTCACCGAGGAGCAGATCAAAATTAAACACCTCGAGTAAATCGCGAAACTTAGTAAATACAGAAGGAAACGAAATTTACGTGAAGAATTCTAATGGATATAGTAAAAAGCTgcgaaataacgagaaaaaagaGTCGAccgataaagaaagaaatgtttcgaaCACTGTCAAGGATGCCGTCATTAGCAGTGGTGATAAAGATGTTGACATGTGCCCGAGAAAATCAAATACAAGAGGCAGAACGAAGCAAAAGCTTAACGTTACAAGTGAATCTATAGTAATTGACGATGAGTGCGAAAGTATAAATGATAGCGTGTTAAAGAGGAAGCCGAATGAAACGCTGGCACCCTTGTTTGTTAAGCGACGTAGGACGGATCCTGCTGCCGCGGCAGCGAGACGTTTGTTTCTGCAGTCTGATATGACCGATGTGGAAAACAAAAGTGCAGATCGCAAGCTGAATAATAACACATTTATGCTACCGTTTCCTGCTATTAGCCACGTGACACAGCTAAAAGATAAATCAGACTCGCCCACAGCGGCGATTAAACATAAATTCCCGATGAAAGTTGAGAAAGAATATTCGCCTTCGATAAATGTtagtaattataaatgcatCACTAATTACAGTGAAGTGCCAAAAGCGACCGAAGCGATAAGCGAACCTGTGAAGGAAAACGTCGATCGGGTATTGTCCGAGATCGAGAAGATTTGCCCGGACGTTCAGAGAATGTGGAATACCATATCGGCGATCAAAGGCAAATTGAAGAAATCGCAGATAAGAGGCAGAAAGTCGCTTGAACGAAAGAAGATGTTAACTGAGAGCATTAGGAGCGACGAGAATCAATCGCACGATTGCGCGTGGACTTGTAAATATAAACCGACTAGCGCGCAGGATATAGTCGGGAACGAAGAAGCCGCGGAAAAGCTGAAGAACTGGCTGACAAGTTGGAGAACGTCCTTAGTGAAAGGGGATGACGGCAGCAGTGGTGATGAGTTCTATTCGTCGGACTACAGCTCATCGTACAACGAGAATAATCAGATAGCTGTGTTACTGGGACCGCACGGCAGCGGGAAGAGCGCGAGCGTGTACGCGATAGCGGAGGAACTCGGTTACAG TGTACTCGAAGTGAACGCTTCTTCCAGGCGCACCGGAAAGAAACTTTTGAAGGAATTAGAAGAAGCTACGAAGTCGCACAGAATTAGAAAGAACAAACATAAACCTCTGTTTGAGCAGGCCGCAAACAAGAGCGAGGAGccaaaaatattgcaaaactcGTTAATTTTGCTCGAGGACATCGATCTCATTTTTGAGGAGGATGAGGGCTTTATTTCTGCCGCGTATCAATTAGCATCGAACACTAAACGACCAATTGTCATGACATCTAGAGATACGTGCCCGCACTTGAGTAAAATGGCACCGCAACAGAACAAGATCTACTTTCAAAGAGTGAATGGTAACAGAGTGTCTGCCTTACtggaattaatttcattagcGGAAACGGGTTATAGGATTCCGCATAATTACCTAATG TTGCTACAAGCGGGCGATTTACGACAGGCGCTGCTTCAGTTGCAATACCTGGTAATGTCTGGTCCACCAGTGTTATCCGAGCAATCCACGACCATGAAGTCGTCATTCTGGCAGGACGTGCAACGCTACGTATACAAGCCTGCAGTTAAATTAAGCAGGAAGcaaaagacaaagaaagacGTGAATACCAAAACATCCAATAATATCGTGCACATAATGAATAGTTTAGCAGATGATTTGGATGGTGTATCTCTAGTCTCGTCATTAATCGATGTCGAAGATGCGGTATTGAATATGTCGAAAGAGAACGTGCAACCGAATCTATCCTTAGCTGAAAATGTATCGTTCTATTCGGCCTCGCACGGTCTGAGCGTAGACATAGCGAGTTTTGTGAGCGATCGAATATTGTACAAAAACTTACGCGTGAACGAGTATGTACAAAATCAAAATATCGTTCTGCGAAAGCAACTGAACCAAGAAGTGGATCTCGCGCTGTCGCATGTCACATCGACCTGTTTGGATCAACGAATCATGGCGTTAGATTATCTACCGACCGCGCGGGCAATATGTCGCGCGGAGGAGTCTCGCTCCACCGCCAATTACAAACGAGGTAACCGATTTTTCCATTATCTGCACGGCCTGAAAGTGCCAACCGCGTTCATGAAGCCGAATATCTTGGCCGCTGCGTGTAAAATGTTGCAAGAAAGAGTAGATAAAACTGCACTCGCAGGCGTAACCAACGTTAGCGATTAG
- the LOC105279538 gene encoding thioredoxin-like protein 4A, whose amino-acid sequence MSYMLSHLQNGYQVDQAILSEEDRVVVIRFGHDWDPMCMKMDEVLYNIAEKVKNFAVVYLVDITKVPDFNKMYELYDPCTVMFFFRNKHIMIDLGTGNNNKINWTLEDKQEMIDIIETVYRGARKGRGLVVSPKDYSTKYRY is encoded by the exons ATGTCTTACATGCTATCACATTTGCAGAATGGTTATCAAGTCGATCAGGCGATCCTGTCGGAGGAGGACAGAGTCGTG GTTATCCGCTTCGGACACGATTGGGACCCGATGTGCATGAAGATGGACGAAGTCCTGTATAACATTGcggaaaaagtgaaaaattttgCAGTCGTGTACTTGGTCGACATCACGAAAGTACCAGATTTCAACAAAAT GTACGAGCTGTACGATCCATGTACAGTAATGTTCTTCTTTAGGAACAAACACATCATGATAGACTTGGGGACTGGAAACAATAACAAGATAAATTGGACTCTGGAGGACAAACAGGAAATGATTGACATCATCGAGACAGTGTACAGGGGTGCTAGGAAGGGCCGAGGTTTGGTTGTTTCACCTAAAGATTATTCCActaaatatcgatattaa
- the LOC105279539 gene encoding developmentally-regulated GTP-binding protein 2, translated as MGILEKISEIEKEIARTQKNKATEYHLGLLKAKLAKYRSQLLEPPKKSEKGEGFDVLKSGDARVALIGFPSVGKSTLLSTLTATQSEAASYEFTTLTCIPGVIEYKGANVQLLDLPGIIEGAAQGKGRGRQVIAVARTADLVLMMLDATKQDVQRQLLEKELESVGIRLNKKKPNIYFKVKKGGGLAFNSTCPLTKVDEKLVQMILHEYKIFNAEVLFREDCTADELIDVINGNRVYLPCLYVYNKIDQISIEEVDRIARQPNSVVVSCNMKLNLDFLLEILWEYLSLIRVYTKKPGQPPDFDDGLILRKGVTVEHVCHAIHRTLVQQFKYAFVWGTSTKYSPQRVGLQHVIHDEDVVQIMKK; from the exons ATGGGAATTCTGGAGAAGATCTCGGAAATTGAGAAGGAAATCGCGCGAACACAGAAAAACAAAG CTACCGAGTATCATTTGGGTTTGCTGAAAGCGAAACTCGCCAAGTACAGGTCCCAGCTTTTAGAACCGCCGAAGAAATCTGAGAAGGGTGAAGGCTTCGACGTGCTGAAGTCGGGAGATGCCAGGGTTGCGCTCATCGGTTTCCCGTCGGTCGGCAAGTCCACCCTGCTCAGTACCTTGACTGCTACCCAGTCGGAGGCTGCGTCCTACGAGTTCACCACCTTGACGTGTATTCCCGGTGTTATCGAGTACAAAGGTGCCAACGTACAATTGCTAGATCTGCCTGGTATAATCGAAGGAGCAGCGCAG GGAAAAGGACGAGGTAGACAAGTAATAGCGGTCGCCAGAACCGCGGACCTGGTTCTCATGATGCTGGATGCAACCAAACAGGACGTTCAACGACAACTCTTGGAGAAGGAGCTGGAATCGGTCGGGATACGGCTGAATAAGAAAAAgccgaatatatattttaaagtgAAGAAAGGCGGCGGGTTGGCCTTCAATTCAACGTGTCCCCTGACGAAGGTAGACGAGAAGCTAGTTCAAATGATTCTGCACGAGTATAAAATCTTCAACGCCGAGGTACTCTTCCGTGAGGATTGCACTGCGGATGAATTGATCGACGTCATCAATGGGAACCGTGTATACCTCCCCTGcctttatgtatataataaaatagaccAGATATCGATAGAAGAAGTTGATCGGATTGCTAGACAACCCAATAGTGTCGTAGTTAG TTGTAATATGAAGTTGAATCTCGACTTCTTACTGGAGATACTGTGGGAATATCTGTCTTTGATAAGAGTGTACACGAAAAAACCTGGACAGCCACCCGACTTCGATGATGGTTTGATATTGAGGAAAGGCGTAACGGTGGAACATGTGTGTCATGCGATTCACCGCACGCTCGTTCAACAGTTTAAATATGCTTTTGTATGG GGCACAAGCACCAAATATTCGCCCCAGCGAGTAGGATTGCAACATGTGATACACGATGAGGATGTTGtacaaataatgaaaaaataa